The following are from one region of the Pelagibius sp. CAU 1746 genome:
- the rplI gene encoding 50S ribosomal protein L9, producing the protein MEVILMERIEKLGQMGDVVSVKPGFARNYLLPQKKALRATKDNLARFESERSQLEADNLKRREEAERVAKDLDGLTVTVIRQAGESGQLYGSVNSRDVSEAVSAAGVTVARRQIDLGSVIKTLGLHKVRVQLHPEVVVTVTANVARSEEEAQVQIESGRVVTAEEMRQAEEAAEAELEAVVEAVEQEEATTPADDAEASAESGGDSDGEETTQG; encoded by the coding sequence ATGGAAGTGATCCTGATGGAGCGCATCGAGAAGCTGGGGCAGATGGGCGACGTGGTGTCGGTCAAGCCGGGCTTCGCGCGCAACTATCTCTTGCCGCAGAAGAAGGCCTTGCGGGCGACGAAGGACAATCTCGCCCGCTTCGAGAGTGAGCGCTCTCAGCTCGAGGCCGATAACCTGAAGCGACGCGAGGAAGCCGAACGCGTGGCCAAGGATCTGGACGGCCTGACCGTCACCGTGATCCGCCAGGCCGGCGAGAGCGGCCAGCTCTACGGTTCGGTGAACAGCCGCGACGTGTCCGAGGCGGTGTCCGCCGCCGGCGTCACCGTGGCCCGCCGCCAGATCGACCTGGGTTCGGTGATCAAGACGCTGGGCTTGCACAAGGTTCGCGTGCAACTGCACCCAGAGGTCGTCGTGACCGTCACCGCCAACGTGGCGCGTTCGGAGGAAGAGGCGCAGGTGCAGATCGAGAGCGGCCGCGTCGTTACGGCCGAAGAGATGCGCCAGGCCGAAGAGGCCGCCGAGGCCGAGCTCGAAGCGGTGGTCGAAGCCGTCGAGCAGGAAGAGGCGACGACGCCTGCGGACGACGCCGAAGCCTCCGCCGAGTCGGGCGGCGACTCGGACGGCGAGGAGACCACGCAGGGCTAA
- the rpsR gene encoding 30S ribosomal protein S18: protein MTVQVVGGGGGRRPFFRRRKSCPFSGPKAPKIDYKDTRLLQRFVSERGKIVPSRITAVSTKKQRELARAIKRARFLALLPYVLK from the coding sequence ATGACCGTTCAAGTCGTCGGTGGCGGCGGTGGCCGTCGCCCGTTCTTCCGCCGCCGCAAGAGCTGCCCGTTCTCCGGGCCCAAGGCGCCGAAGATCGACTACAAGGACACCCGTCTGCTGCAGCGCTTCGTCTCGGAGCGCGGCAAGATCGTGCCGAGCCGCATCACCGCGGTGTCGACCAAGAAGCAGCGTGAGCTGGCGCGCGCCATCAAGCGGGCGCGCTTCCTCGCTCTGCTGCCCTATGTCCTGAAATAA
- the rpsF gene encoding 30S ribosomal protein S6 yields MAFYECVLIARQDVSASQVESLVADYTKILEDNGGRVAGSEYWGLRTLAYRIKKNRKGHYQMLRIEAPAAALHELERNMRLSDDVIRYMTVRVEELEEGPSIVMQQRNTRDDRGPRGDRRGGGRFGGDGPRGDGPRGPRPPRDNARESEGGAAAPASAPASEGAAE; encoded by the coding sequence ATGGCATTCTATGAGTGCGTGCTGATCGCACGCCAGGACGTTTCCGCGTCCCAGGTCGAGAGCCTGGTCGCGGACTACACCAAAATCCTCGAAGACAATGGCGGCCGTGTCGCGGGTTCCGAGTACTGGGGACTGCGCACCCTCGCCTATCGGATCAAGAAGAACCGCAAGGGCCACTACCAGATGCTGCGCATCGAAGCCCCGGCGGCCGCGCTTCACGAGCTGGAGCGCAACATGCGCCTCAGCGACGACGTGATCCGCTATATGACCGTGCGCGTCGAGGAGCTGGAGGAAGGCCCCTCCATCGTCATGCAGCAGCGCAACACCCGTGACGACCGCGGCCCCCGCGGCGACCGCCGCGGCGGCGGCCGCTTCGGCGGTGACGGCCCCCGGGGCGATGGCCCCCGCGGCCCGCGTCCTCCGCGTGACAATGCCCGTGAAAGCGAAGGCGGCGCCGCGGCGCCGGCCAGCGCCCCTGCCAGTGAAGGAGCTGCAGAATGA
- the fabD gene encoding ACP S-malonyltransferase: protein MSLAFVFPGQGSQAVGMGQALAAAFPVARHTFEEVDDALGQKLSRIMAEGPEEQLRLTENAQPALMAASLAVVRVLESEGNLSLADKAAYVAGHSLGEYSALAAAGSLQLADAARLLRRRGQAMQQAVPVGEGAMAAVLGLDLEAAQAVAEEAAQGEVCQAANDNAPGQVVLSGHAAAVERAIEIAKEKGAKRAILLPVSAPFHCSLMAPAAEVMAEALAGVEVKMPAVPLVANVTASHLSDPEEIRRKLVEQVTGMVRWRESVAYMAGQGVETLVELGAGKVLSGLSKRIDRSLSALSAETPEEVEAVLAQL, encoded by the coding sequence ATGAGCCTGGCGTTTGTGTTTCCGGGGCAGGGGTCCCAGGCCGTCGGCATGGGCCAGGCCTTGGCCGCCGCCTTTCCGGTGGCGCGGCACACCTTCGAAGAAGTCGACGATGCCCTGGGCCAGAAGCTGTCGCGGATCATGGCCGAAGGGCCGGAAGAACAACTGCGGCTCACCGAGAACGCCCAGCCGGCGCTGATGGCGGCCAGCCTGGCTGTGGTCCGGGTGCTGGAGAGCGAGGGCAACCTGAGCCTCGCCGACAAGGCGGCCTATGTGGCCGGGCACTCCCTGGGAGAATATTCCGCCCTGGCGGCCGCCGGCAGCCTGCAACTGGCCGATGCCGCGCGCCTGCTGCGCCGCCGCGGCCAGGCCATGCAGCAGGCCGTGCCGGTGGGCGAGGGCGCCATGGCGGCGGTCCTGGGCCTGGACCTGGAGGCCGCCCAGGCGGTGGCCGAGGAGGCGGCTCAGGGTGAAGTCTGCCAGGCGGCAAACGACAACGCCCCCGGCCAGGTGGTGCTCAGCGGCCACGCGGCGGCGGTGGAGCGTGCCATCGAGATCGCCAAGGAAAAGGGCGCCAAGCGGGCGATCCTGCTGCCGGTGAGCGCGCCTTTTCACTGCAGCCTCATGGCGCCGGCCGCCGAGGTCATGGCCGAGGCCCTGGCCGGCGTCGAAGTGAAGATGCCGGCGGTGCCGCTGGTGGCCAACGTCACCGCCAGCCACCTGAGCGACCCGGAGGAAATCCGCCGCAAGCTGGTGGAGCAGGTGACCGGCATGGTGCGCTGGCGCGAGAGCGTGGCCTATATGGCCGGCCAGGGAGTTGAGACCTTGGTGGAACTGGGGGCCGGCAAGGTGCTGAGCGGCCTCAGTAAACGGATCGACCGCAGCCTGAGCGCCTTGTCGGCGGAAACCCCGGAAGAAGTGGAAGCGGTTCTGGCACAGCTCTAG
- the fabG gene encoding 3-oxoacyl-[acyl-carrier-protein] reductase encodes MFDLTGKIALVTGASGGIGGAIARRLHGQGATVVLSGTRAEALEALAGELGGRTHVMTCNLGDPAETDALVGRVEGEAGQLDILINNAGLTRDGLAMRMKDEDWQQVLDVNLTAAFRLTRASLKGMMKRRWGRVVSISSIVGVTGNPGQANYAASKAGLIGMTKSLAQEVASRGITVNCVAPGMIETAMTDALNDQQRERILTAIPMQRLGNAEEIAFGVVYLASEEAAYVTGQTLHVNGGMAMI; translated from the coding sequence ATGTTTGATTTGACTGGAAAGATTGCGCTGGTGACCGGCGCTTCGGGCGGCATCGGCGGGGCCATCGCGCGGCGCCTGCACGGGCAGGGCGCCACGGTCGTGCTGAGCGGCACCCGGGCCGAGGCCCTGGAGGCGCTGGCCGGCGAACTGGGCGGGCGCACGCACGTCATGACCTGCAATCTGGGCGACCCCGCCGAGACCGATGCGCTGGTCGGACGGGTGGAGGGAGAAGCCGGTCAACTCGACATCCTGATCAACAACGCGGGGCTGACCCGCGACGGCCTGGCCATGCGCATGAAGGACGAGGACTGGCAGCAGGTCCTGGATGTGAATCTGACCGCCGCCTTCCGCCTGACCCGCGCCAGCCTGAAGGGCATGATGAAACGGCGCTGGGGCCGGGTCGTCAGCATCAGCTCCATCGTCGGCGTGACCGGGAATCCGGGCCAGGCGAACTATGCGGCTTCCAAGGCGGGCCTGATCGGCATGACCAAGTCGCTGGCCCAGGAAGTGGCGAGTCGCGGCATCACCGTGAACTGCGTGGCGCCGGGCATGATCGAAACCGCCATGACCGACGCACTGAACGACCAGCAGCGCGAGCGCATCCTCACGGCTATCCCAATGCAACGCCTTGGGAATGCAGAGGAAATCGCTTTCGGTGTGGTTTATCTCGCGAGCGAGGAAGCCGCCTACGTGACCGGCCAGACCTTGCATGTAAATGGCGGAATGGCCATGATATGA
- a CDS encoding acyl carrier protein, whose translation MSNDIAERVKKIVVEHLGVDDAKVSETASFIDDLGADSLDTVELVMAFEEEFGCEIPDDAAEKIVTVKDAIDFIQEHS comes from the coding sequence ATGAGCAACGACATCGCCGAGCGCGTGAAAAAGATCGTCGTCGAGCATCTGGGCGTCGATGATGCAAAGGTTTCCGAGACTGCAAGTTTCATCGATGATCTGGGCGCCGACAGCCTGGATACGGTCGAACTGGTGATGGCTTTCGAGGAAGAATTCGGCTGCGAGATTCCCGACGACGCGGCGGAGAAGATCGTCACCGTCAAGGACGCGATCGACTTTATTCAGGAACACTCCTGA
- the fabF gene encoding beta-ketoacyl-ACP synthase II, translating into MRRVVVTGLGLVTPLGSGVSHVWDRLLNGRSGLRSIQSFDVSDLPSKIAGQVPLGETSEGLFNADDYVEPKDQRKLDRFIVFGMAAAQQAIEDSGWKPEADEDRWRTGVMIGSGIGGLETIFDGSITVHERGPRRLSPFFIPAALINLVSGQVSIKHGFKGPNHAVVTACSTGAHAIGDAARLIMLDDADVMVAGGAEAAVCRLGIAGFCASRALSTKYNDTPEQGSRPWDEGRDGFVMGEGAGVIVLEELEHAKARGATIYAEVVGYGLSGDAHHITAPPEDGNGGYRAMQAALKRAGLDPSDIDYINAHGTSTPLGDEIEVGAVKRLFGNAVAELSMSSTKSAIGHLLGAAGAVEAIFSILAIRDNVVPPTLNLDNPSPSCANIDLTPHTAKERPVRRALSNSFGFGGTNASVVLAEYQ; encoded by the coding sequence ATGAGACGCGTTGTCGTTACAGGACTGGGACTGGTAACACCGCTGGGAAGCGGTGTTAGCCATGTTTGGGATCGGCTTCTCAATGGCCGCTCGGGCCTGCGCAGCATCCAGAGCTTCGATGTTTCCGATCTGCCGTCGAAGATCGCCGGCCAGGTGCCTCTGGGGGAGACCTCTGAGGGGCTGTTCAACGCGGACGACTATGTGGAGCCGAAGGACCAGCGCAAGCTGGACCGTTTCATCGTCTTCGGCATGGCCGCGGCGCAGCAGGCCATCGAGGATTCGGGCTGGAAGCCCGAAGCCGACGAGGACCGCTGGCGCACCGGCGTGATGATCGGCTCCGGCATCGGTGGCCTGGAGACCATCTTCGACGGCTCCATCACCGTGCACGAGCGCGGGCCGCGGCGGCTGTCTCCTTTCTTCATTCCGGCAGCGCTGATCAACCTGGTCTCCGGTCAGGTGTCGATCAAGCACGGCTTCAAGGGGCCGAACCATGCGGTGGTGACGGCCTGCTCGACGGGGGCGCACGCCATCGGCGATGCCGCCCGCCTGATCATGCTGGACGACGCGGACGTCATGGTCGCCGGCGGCGCGGAGGCGGCCGTCTGCCGCCTGGGCATTGCCGGCTTCTGCGCTTCGCGGGCGCTGTCGACCAAGTACAACGATACGCCGGAGCAAGGCTCGCGGCCCTGGGATGAAGGCCGCGACGGCTTCGTCATGGGCGAGGGCGCCGGCGTCATCGTGCTGGAAGAACTGGAGCACGCCAAGGCGCGCGGGGCGACGATCTACGCCGAGGTGGTCGGCTACGGCCTGTCCGGCGACGCCCACCACATCACGGCGCCGCCCGAAGACGGCAACGGCGGCTACCGGGCCATGCAAGCGGCGCTGAAGCGGGCCGGCCTGGACCCGAGCGACATCGACTACATCAACGCCCACGGCACTTCGACGCCGCTGGGCGACGAGATCGAAGTGGGCGCGGTCAAGCGCCTCTTCGGCAACGCGGTGGCGGAGCTTTCCATGTCCTCCACGAAGTCGGCCATCGGACATCTGCTCGGCGCAGCGGGCGCGGTGGAGGCGATCTTTTCGATCCTTGCCATCCGCGACAACGTGGTGCCGCCGACCCTGAACCTCGACAACCCCTCGCCGAGCTGTGCGAACATCGATCTGACGCCGCATACGGCCAAGGAGCGCCCGGTCCGCCGCGCGCTTTCCAATTCCTTCGGTTTCGGTGGCACCAACGCCAGTGTCGTCCTGGCCGAGTACCAGTAG
- the mltG gene encoding endolytic transglycosylase MltG — translation MMRRLGGIAVAVVILLLLTAGGAWVYLQQQFEAPGPLQDETVLIIPRGAGLSAISEDLSKAGVVADPLIFKFGVRLFADATALKAGEYAFAARSSMREVAALLASGRTLVHRLTVPEGLTSAEIVALLEEAEALEGETGEVPPEGTLLPETYHFHRGDPRADVLARMRQSMDEALAEIWDRRAENLPLKSPEEALVLASIIEKETGVDGERALVAGVFVNRLDKGMPLQSDPTVVYGITLGKAPLGRSLTRKDLAQATPYNTYQINGLPPGPIANPGRAALEAAVNPAQTEYLYFVAAGDGGHAFAKTLAEHNRNVAKWRKHLRSLKKKQTN, via the coding sequence ATGATGCGACGACTGGGCGGTATCGCCGTTGCTGTCGTCATTCTGCTCCTGCTCACCGCCGGCGGCGCCTGGGTCTATCTGCAACAGCAGTTCGAGGCGCCGGGGCCGCTTCAGGATGAGACCGTCCTGATCATCCCGCGCGGCGCGGGCCTGTCGGCCATCTCCGAAGACCTGTCAAAGGCCGGCGTCGTCGCCGATCCGCTGATCTTCAAATTCGGCGTGCGGCTCTTTGCGGACGCGACGGCGTTGAAGGCGGGGGAATATGCCTTCGCCGCCAGGAGTTCGATGCGCGAGGTGGCGGCTTTGCTCGCCAGCGGGCGCACCCTGGTGCACCGGCTGACCGTGCCGGAAGGCCTCACCAGCGCCGAGATCGTGGCCTTGCTGGAAGAGGCCGAGGCGCTGGAGGGCGAAACCGGCGAGGTGCCGCCGGAGGGAACGCTGCTGCCCGAGACCTATCATTTCCACCGCGGCGATCCCCGCGCCGACGTGCTGGCGCGGATGCGCCAGTCGATGGACGAGGCGCTGGCCGAGATCTGGGATCGGCGGGCGGAAAACCTGCCGTTGAAGAGTCCGGAGGAGGCGCTGGTGCTGGCTTCCATCATCGAGAAGGAGACGGGTGTCGACGGCGAGCGGGCGCTGGTCGCCGGGGTCTTCGTGAACCGCCTCGATAAGGGCATGCCGCTGCAATCGGATCCGACGGTCGTCTATGGCATCACGCTGGGCAAAGCGCCGCTGGGGCGGTCGCTGACGCGTAAGGATCTGGCCCAGGCAACTCCTTACAATACCTACCAGATCAATGGCCTGCCGCCGGGCCCCATCGCCAATCCGGGGCGTGCCGCCCTGGAGGCGGCGGTCAACCCGGCGCAGACCGAGTATCTCTACTTCGTTGCCGCCGGCGATGGCGGCCATGCCTTCGCCAAGACCTTGGCCGAGCACAACCGCAACGTCGCCAAGTGGCGCAAGCACCTGCGTTCCCTTAAGAAAAAACAGACGAACTAG